One part of the Rutidosis leptorrhynchoides isolate AG116_Rl617_1_P2 chromosome 1, CSIRO_AGI_Rlap_v1, whole genome shotgun sequence genome encodes these proteins:
- the LOC139840368 gene encoding uncharacterized protein, whose protein sequence is MLGEEAKLLLGFLPDSTPSSSQVKAAYKKKALETHPDRFPLSQRSLAESNFKLISEAYTCLQSGTYATRGTYSRVVRTGVPRTNGGSKNHALIRIPFLFIVLGTVALGGSSATRAYRRQKEAYPSHNPFLP, encoded by the exons ATGCTCGGGGAAGAAGCGAAATTATTATTAGGGTTTCTTCCCGATTCCACACCTTCATCATCTCAG GTGAAAGCAGCTTACAAGAAAAAAGCATTAGAAACTCATCCAGATCGTTTCCCCCTTTCTCAACGATCTCTCGCTGAATCCAATTTCAAActg ATTTCTGAAGCTTATACATGCTTACAATCTG GCACATATGCAACAAGAGGCACATATTCAAGAGTGGTGAGAACAGGAGTGCCTAGGACAAACGGAGGAAGTAAAAACCATGCGTTGATTCGAATCCCGTTTCTATTTATTGTTCTAGGAACTGTTGCACTTGGCGGATCCAGTGCCACCAG GGCTTACCGAAGACAGAAAGAGGCCTACCCCTCGCATAACCCTTTTCTTCCTTGA